The Streptomyces achromogenes DNA segment ACGAGGTCAGCCGAGGCGTCCCGCGCCCGCGCCGCAGTCGACGATGCGGGGGACCGCCTTCGCCGGGTCGACCCGGGTGCGCAGGGTGGGCGTCCAGCCGGCGCCGGACTCGAGGGTCTCGGCGGGGATCTGGGCGTTGTGGACGGCGATCAGGTCGGTCTTCACACCGTTGACGTAGTTGTCGGCGGCGGTCAGCGGCGAGACGTTCCACCGCTTGAGCACCTTGGCCGCGCTGACCCCCTGCGGCAGGGTGAACGCGTTGTGCTCGGCGACGAGCTTGGACTCCTTGCCGATGCCGAAGCTGTAGGTGTAGTCGCCGTTCGCGACGAAGTGGTTGTTGTAGGAGTCGACCTGCCCGAAGCGGACGCGGGGCGCGCGCTCGACCAGGTTCGCGAACAGGTTGTGGTGGAACGTCGTCCGCAGGTGCCCCCGGTCGCCGGCGGCGGTGGACTCGCTGTCGCTGTTGCCGATGAGGATCGTCTTGTCGTGGTCGCTGAAGACGTTCCAGGAGGCCGTGACGTAGTCGGCGCCGCGCACGATGTCGAGTTCGCCGTCGTGCTGCTGGTAGAGCATGCCGAAGTAGGTCGGGGCGGCGCTGTCGGGGTGTGCGCCGTCGGTGAACGTGTTGTGGTCGAGCCAGACGTGCGTGGCGCCGTAGACCACGGCGGTGTCGTACTCGGAGTTCCAGTTGCCCTTGTCCCCGTCGGTGGGGTCCCACTGGGGGAAGCAGTCGATGGGCGACTCGAAGGACATGTTGCGCAGGATCAC contains these protein-coding regions:
- a CDS encoding pectate lyase family protein, yielding MRTQRCHGRVIGVLVGCTALVLSVTGTASAQGEHHGRARHAAPDLGRQVLPANDGWASSGTGTTGGSAADAAHVHTVTTWAEFKAALAAGGNTPKIIKVKGVIDAVAEGCDAFAAPGYDFDAYLAKYAPEAWGLDTDLAAEPAGSPEGLRRVSAANQDKAIKANIPSNTTIVGIGRNAGFKGVSLQIKAVDNVILRNMSFESPIDCFPQWDPTDGDKGNWNSEYDTAVVYGATHVWLDHNTFTDGAHPDSAAPTYFGMLYQQHDGELDIVRGADYVTASWNVFSDHDKTILIGNSDSESTAAGDRGHLRTTFHHNLFANLVERAPRVRFGQVDSYNNHFVANGDYTYSFGIGKESKLVAEHNAFTLPQGVSAAKVLKRWNVSPLTAADNYVNGVKTDLIAVHNAQIPAETLESGAGWTPTLRTRVDPAKAVPRIVDCGAGAGRLG